A section of the Solitalea canadensis DSM 3403 genome encodes:
- a CDS encoding MBG domain-containing protein — protein MKNSPGGSILFNVGVVCIHFLLLIPFNLLGQQLEVKNFVVSGGFNQSSPQTYSATPSHAVVIGKGSSITGGSIGSDQLIKVLGKASIYSNLYSNGTIYLGDYTLVKGTIAAANSGKESGNVLKTGISQQLKGNIDVKGSVYIRSGSVLGTVTIPKGSSYYGPSPSGGKRYASPKLPILPQMPAITEFPKAGDKKITETQELTPNCYGPMELTGGKTITFSGTGTYVFSYIKNSGASPNKFIFDFKGDKTGVIKLYIHGDVDLNISNVDIINGGDASRIYAETHGTGNSCKLGNYAWTMTNYLANNRCSEWFGTIWAPYGGINIGSGSSSSSVKGALLSGTVVNIQCGVKITYCPFTECTPPKVNAGDDVEFTCPQTQVTLNGSCTTAPVQIKWTALNGGHIVTGENTLSPTVNSKGTYVLTATKDGCSASDTVIVTYKSCILPFYPPPVNGKDSSLIGAELTSLAVYGDSIQDPEQKIFVLSGDSVWVEVIAIEGQFQQLQSLLQTNEYGLTNLIDNGESQFIVSGRIPIDNLTKLNQLPQLINYCRPLFPPVGSAGITTSQGDIVMRTNYLRNGYELDGDSIKVGVLSDSYNTRPGNPAQTDVANGDLPGLNNSAYPVPVQVLMEFPFGRRVDEGRAMLQIIHDIAPKAQLAFRTGFISPGDLAQGILQLAATNCDVIVDDVTFITEPFFQDGVVSQAVDQVSAQGVAYFTSAGNFGNKSYQSVFVPATPPAGVSGQAHNFSGTGDVLQNISLQPGDYTIVLQWQDAFYSLGQTQTGTVNDLDIYLTDDNGSTLFGFNRNNLGGDPIEILPFTVISPTTTNILITRPSGTGSVSFKYIIFRGDGTINEYNSGNSTIVGQANAAGAFSIGAVRYTQTPAAGVNPPLIESFSSWGGTPINGQTRQKPDFTAPDGINTSINFDAPDLESDRIPNFFGTSAAAPHAAAVAALLKQARKKYYNQPYNNTELRELLSSTALDMNTPGFDFISGNGFIRADVAIQSLAAAKPELIRLLVPENVAPGNEPFTLTLRASYLSATTKVLFRDDTLATNYVNDSTATAPIPEFTGNPSIRAYTPSKSPTGRDGGVSNSITFFEIQKKNVKIKAENKIIRYGEQLPVFTSIITVDNKPLDSSGLTLTDLGLDSITYNTPATSTSNVNNYIVIPQRIFDLNNPVDAGFTELYTYTFENGVLSIEKMPLTITARDTTLTYGEKIGDISYTYQLPDSINLDDSIDLLDSIYTFHHNQLATDVIGLVNGKAVTIVNGKAVPIVNGQAVTIVNGQAVTIVNGKAVPIVNGQAITIVNGKAVPIVNNLSESEVQSLSFLATEKTLQGARQITNKKLVNGSVITQTSNVVDITQESVLDFNVNSAQTSMLTSITAVSPRGLIDDESFANKQAVTIVNGKAVAIVNGIEITQVNGQAVTIVNGKAVTIVNGQAIPIVNSQEKNAVIIDSTEIGQGLTSPLKSLNMITGSSIGLNYIIPGSLQNDNFDITYEVGKLTILPAALSIKANDTSKAYGAALKLDSLAFTISSGILMFEDSVKSVTLTSNGASASAGAGQYPIVPSTAIGGANTDLNNYLINYENGTLTVGKGLLTVKANNVTKVYGDPNPPFTATFTGFLNGDTFETSQISGQPDFTTTADLLSDAGKYPITVSLGSLSSPNYDFTFINENCLLTITQAPLTVKALDETITQKDPFPEFKAEFITLKANESPKVKFTVYPYYKGNPGEYAIIPLLVDFYNAKNYTINYENGTLYVNPDCPQTKKLRIYLDCVEEVKGSTYKYIAHFSCINPNSETVYLDKGEDNVLTSSGSFDDTQLPVVFVSGTTRFSVPFDGKTLTWQIKTIESGKKTAVASNASATSARCTKVYNNTTAQQSSGADIFKNDVSAGESLSVFPNPAARNVTVKAINGTLTVSSSNCLLYDLYGQFYPVRITKKISDSEFELDVSDLRNGLYYILVKNTDGYKTGRIIKE, from the coding sequence ATGAAAAATTCACCTGGAGGTAGTATTTTATTTAATGTAGGCGTTGTTTGTATTCATTTTTTGTTGTTAATACCCTTTAACCTATTGGGTCAACAACTTGAGGTTAAAAACTTTGTCGTATCGGGAGGTTTCAATCAAAGCTCTCCTCAAACTTATTCAGCTACTCCTTCCCATGCGGTTGTTATCGGAAAAGGCTCCAGTATAACTGGCGGCTCGATTGGTAGTGATCAACTCATTAAAGTACTTGGAAAAGCGTCGATATATAGCAATTTATACAGCAATGGCACTATCTATCTTGGTGATTACACGTTAGTAAAGGGGACAATTGCTGCAGCCAATTCAGGAAAAGAATCTGGAAACGTTTTAAAAACCGGAATTTCGCAGCAATTAAAGGGAAATATTGATGTTAAAGGTTCAGTATACATCCGAAGCGGAAGCGTATTGGGGACGGTAACTATACCGAAAGGAAGTTCATATTATGGCCCTTCACCTTCAGGAGGAAAGAGGTACGCGAGTCCTAAGCTTCCCATATTACCTCAGATGCCTGCAATTACTGAATTTCCAAAAGCAGGAGATAAAAAGATAACCGAAACCCAAGAACTTACTCCGAATTGTTACGGGCCCATGGAATTAACGGGAGGTAAAACCATTACTTTTTCAGGGACCGGAACCTATGTTTTCAGTTATATTAAGAATTCAGGCGCTAGTCCCAACAAGTTTATTTTTGATTTCAAAGGTGATAAAACCGGTGTTATTAAACTATACATTCATGGGGATGTTGACTTAAATATCAGCAATGTAGATATCATTAATGGAGGTGATGCGTCAAGAATTTATGCAGAAACACATGGAACCGGTAATAGTTGCAAACTAGGTAATTATGCATGGACCATGACCAATTATCTTGCAAATAATCGTTGTTCAGAGTGGTTTGGAACAATCTGGGCTCCGTACGGCGGCATTAATATTGGAAGTGGTTCCAGTTCTTCAAGTGTAAAAGGTGCATTACTAAGTGGTACAGTTGTTAATATTCAATGTGGAGTAAAAATAACCTATTGTCCTTTTACTGAATGTACTCCGCCAAAGGTAAATGCAGGTGATGATGTTGAATTTACGTGTCCACAAACTCAAGTTACCTTAAACGGATCCTGCACTACAGCTCCGGTACAAATTAAATGGACTGCATTAAACGGTGGACATATCGTTACGGGAGAAAACACTTTATCGCCAACGGTCAATTCAAAAGGAACATATGTATTAACAGCAACTAAAGATGGCTGTTCGGCTTCAGATACTGTAATCGTCACTTATAAATCTTGTATTTTACCATTCTATCCTCCTCCTGTAAATGGCAAAGATAGTAGTCTTATAGGTGCCGAACTGACGTCGCTGGCAGTATATGGCGACTCGATTCAGGATCCTGAACAGAAAATATTTGTACTTAGTGGTGATAGTGTTTGGGTAGAAGTAATTGCGATTGAGGGGCAGTTTCAACAACTACAGTCCTTATTGCAAACAAACGAATACGGCCTTACCAACCTTATTGACAATGGTGAGTCTCAATTCATTGTTTCGGGTCGCATACCGATTGATAATCTCACTAAATTAAATCAGTTACCGCAACTGATTAATTACTGTCGCCCGTTATTTCCTCCAGTAGGTAGTGCAGGAATTACCACTTCCCAAGGAGATATAGTGATGCGGACCAATTATCTCCGAAATGGATATGAGCTCGATGGAGATAGTATAAAAGTTGGTGTATTATCTGATAGCTATAATACTCGTCCGGGCAACCCGGCACAAACAGATGTAGCCAATGGCGATCTTCCTGGATTAAATAATTCAGCCTATCCTGTACCGGTACAAGTTTTAATGGAATTTCCTTTCGGACGCAGGGTGGATGAAGGAAGAGCTATGCTCCAGATTATCCATGATATTGCACCAAAGGCACAGCTGGCATTCAGAACCGGATTTATTAGTCCGGGAGATCTGGCGCAGGGAATACTTCAACTTGCAGCGACTAACTGTGATGTTATTGTTGATGATGTGACCTTCATCACCGAACCGTTTTTTCAGGATGGGGTGGTCTCCCAAGCAGTAGATCAGGTTAGTGCACAAGGGGTCGCCTATTTTACTTCAGCGGGTAATTTCGGCAACAAATCCTATCAAAGTGTTTTTGTTCCTGCTACCCCTCCGGCTGGGGTTTCGGGACAGGCACATAATTTTAGCGGAACTGGAGACGTGCTGCAAAACATCTCGTTGCAACCTGGAGATTATACGATTGTATTGCAATGGCAAGACGCATTTTATTCGCTTGGACAAACACAAACCGGAACCGTAAACGACCTGGATATTTACCTCACAGACGATAACGGCTCCACCTTATTTGGCTTTAACCGCAATAATCTTGGCGGTGATCCTATCGAAATACTGCCTTTTACCGTTATCTCTCCAACAACCACTAACATTCTGATTACTCGTCCGTCAGGCACGGGATCGGTTTCGTTTAAATACATAATATTTAGAGGTGATGGTACCATTAATGAGTATAATTCAGGCAATTCCACCATTGTCGGACAAGCAAATGCTGCCGGAGCTTTTAGCATTGGTGCGGTTCGTTATACTCAAACTCCTGCTGCAGGTGTAAACCCTCCTTTGATTGAAAGTTTCTCTTCTTGGGGAGGTACTCCTATTAATGGTCAAACCAGGCAAAAACCGGATTTTACTGCTCCCGATGGCATTAACACATCCATTAATTTTGATGCACCTGATCTTGAGAGCGACAGAATCCCAAATTTCTTCGGAACATCGGCCGCGGCTCCACATGCAGCTGCTGTTGCTGCACTCCTCAAACAGGCTCGTAAAAAATACTATAATCAACCCTATAACAACACTGAATTAAGAGAATTACTCAGCAGTACCGCTCTGGATATGAATACTCCCGGATTTGATTTTATAAGCGGTAATGGCTTTATACGAGCCGATGTAGCTATTCAATCTTTAGCGGCGGCTAAGCCAGAACTTATACGATTATTGGTTCCTGAAAATGTGGCTCCCGGAAATGAGCCTTTTACCCTAACGCTGAGGGCCAGTTATTTGAGCGCTACTACAAAGGTGTTGTTCAGAGATGATACGCTTGCCACCAATTATGTGAATGATAGTACCGCAACAGCTCCTATCCCTGAATTTACAGGCAACCCGTCCATCAGGGCGTATACTCCTTCCAAATCGCCAACGGGCAGAGATGGTGGTGTTTCCAATTCCATAACTTTCTTTGAGATTCAGAAAAAGAATGTCAAAATCAAAGCGGAAAACAAAATTATACGTTATGGTGAACAACTACCCGTATTTACGTCAATAATCACTGTGGATAATAAGCCACTGGACAGTTCAGGTTTAACACTTACTGACCTTGGTTTGGATAGTATTACCTACAACACTCCGGCAACAAGTACCAGTAATGTTAACAATTACATTGTAATACCACAGAGGATATTCGATCTCAATAATCCTGTAGATGCGGGGTTCACGGAGTTGTATACTTATACTTTTGAAAACGGTGTGCTCTCTATCGAAAAAATGCCTTTGACCATAACTGCAAGAGATACCACGCTTACCTACGGTGAGAAAATTGGCGATATCAGCTATACTTACCAACTGCCGGATTCAATTAATTTAGACGATTCAATTGATCTTCTCGACAGCATCTATACTTTTCATCATAATCAATTAGCAACAGATGTTATAGGATTGGTAAACGGAAAGGCTGTGACGATTGTAAATGGTAAAGCGGTACCTATCGTAAATGGTCAGGCGGTAACGATTGTAAATGGTCAGGCAGTAACCATTGTGAACGGAAAAGCTGTGCCAATAGTAAATGGACAAGCTATCACAATTGTGAACGGGAAAGCTGTTCCTATTGTTAATAACCTTTCTGAAAGCGAAGTACAAAGCCTAAGTTTTCTTGCTACAGAAAAAACATTACAGGGCGCACGACAAATAACCAATAAAAAGCTGGTAAATGGCAGTGTTATTACCCAAACCAGTAATGTTGTTGATATTACACAAGAGTCGGTGTTAGATTTTAATGTCAATTCGGCTCAAACTTCCATGTTAACCTCAATTACGGCTGTTAGTCCGCGGGGACTTATTGATGATGAGTCTTTCGCAAATAAACAGGCTGTGACGATTGTAAATGGAAAGGCCGTTGCAATTGTAAACGGAATAGAAATTACTCAAGTAAATGGCCAGGCCGTTACTATTGTGAACGGCAAGGCTGTGACGATTGTAAACGGTCAGGCAATTCCGATTGTGAATAGCCAGGAAAAAAATGCAGTTATAATTGATTCGACCGAAATCGGACAAGGATTAACAAGTCCGCTTAAATCATTAAATATGATAACCGGTTCAAGTATCGGCCTTAACTACATTATCCCTGGATCATTACAAAACGACAACTTTGACATTACTTACGAAGTCGGAAAGCTTACCATTTTACCTGCCGCACTCAGCATAAAGGCAAATGATACCAGCAAGGCTTATGGAGCAGCACTAAAACTGGATTCACTGGCCTTTACGATTAGCAGTGGAATCCTAATGTTTGAAGATTCGGTAAAATCAGTTACGCTGACCAGCAACGGCGCCTCTGCATCAGCCGGGGCCGGACAATATCCAATTGTTCCGAGCACTGCTATCGGAGGTGCAAATACGGATTTGAATAATTACCTGATAAACTATGAAAACGGAACATTGACGGTAGGTAAAGGATTGCTCACTGTAAAAGCCAATAATGTAACCAAAGTATATGGCGATCCAAATCCACCATTTACCGCCACATTTACCGGATTTTTAAACGGAGATACTTTTGAAACCAGCCAAATTTCAGGTCAACCGGATTTTACTACAACGGCCGATTTGCTTAGCGATGCTGGTAAATATCCAATCACGGTATCATTGGGATCATTATCGTCGCCTAATTATGATTTTACTTTTATTAATGAAAACTGTTTGCTTACTATCACACAAGCCCCTCTAACAGTTAAGGCACTTGATGAAACGATTACTCAAAAGGACCCTTTCCCTGAATTTAAAGCAGAATTCATCACCCTAAAAGCAAATGAAAGTCCGAAAGTAAAATTTACGGTTTACCCTTATTATAAAGGTAATCCTGGCGAATATGCTATTATTCCATTGCTGGTTGATTTCTACAATGCAAAGAACTATACCATTAATTATGAGAACGGAACACTTTATGTAAATCCGGATTGTCCTCAAACTAAAAAGTTAAGAATATACCTCGATTGTGTTGAAGAGGTAAAAGGTTCAACCTATAAATACATTGCACACTTCTCGTGTATCAACCCAAATAGTGAAACTGTTTACCTCGATAAAGGAGAAGACAATGTGCTGACATCAAGCGGTTCATTTGATGACACCCAGTTACCGGTTGTATTTGTATCAGGAACCACTCGCTTTAGTGTTCCATTTGATGGAAAAACACTGACATGGCAAATTAAAACCATAGAAAGTGGTAAGAAAACGGCTGTAGCTTCAAATGCAAGCGCTACTTCCGCTAGATGTACCAAAGTTTATAACAATACAACAGCTCAACAATCGAGCGGAGCTGACATCTTTAAAAATGATGTTTCAGCAGGGGAAAGCCTATCCGTTTTTCCAAATCCGGCTGCAAGAAATGTTACAGTAAAAGCAATAAACGGCACTTTAACCGTCAGCAGTTCTAATTGCTTATTGTATGATTTATACGGTCAGTTTTATCCTGTTAGAATTACAAAGAAAATATCTGATTCGGAGTTTGAACTGGATGTGTCGGATTTAAGGAATGGGTTGTATTATATTCTTGTAAAGAATACTGATGGTTACAAAACAGGAAGGATTATTAAGGAGTAA
- a CDS encoding adenylate/guanylate cyclase domain-containing protein: MKFNKIIICALLISVPYYGISQTENTKNLADTVQVNNYLQQSKERFNDNPAKAISLAIEAKKLAEKIKFPKGRAYALKNIGIAYYFQGKYVEALDNYTQSLNQFKEIKDNVGIANLYNNIGVIYYDQGDDAKALENYLQSLKYAELSKDKLRILSALNNVGGVYNIKDATYDKALHYYLLALPLCEELNRTEELGAISVNIGSIYFDKNDDTKALHYFNKALKAYGNSEGSLNAYNAMGKLYKREKKYDQALENHQKALALAENLNIKISIIQSLIGMGNVYLDKGDFKTALYFFNRAKIPALEIQAKHEIKDIYQVLSKVYAKTNNYEKAFEYQSLYANIKDTLYNIESDKKLGNLQFDFDLQKKQGEINLLTKDKALQQLALERQKIAKNSLIAVLGLICIIGLILYRDYRNKIRLNKLLDQQKVEIENLLANILPEEVAKELKEKGQATPRYYESVSVLFTDFKSFTAIAETLSPQQVVAELSECFTMFDTIIERNNLEKIKTIGDSYMCAGGIPTVNSTHPINIMKAAFEILGFMNEINNRRKLNGATPWEIRIGIHTGPLVAGVVGKKKYAYDIWGSTVNIASRMESNGEPGQINISAAHYELIKHEYECEYRGKILAKNAGEIDMYFVKQKVTVRNIEVSA; this comes from the coding sequence ATGAAGTTTAACAAGATCATCATTTGCGCATTACTGATTAGTGTTCCTTACTATGGAATTTCACAAACTGAAAACACTAAAAATCTTGCTGACACCGTTCAGGTTAATAACTATTTGCAGCAAAGCAAGGAACGATTTAATGATAACCCTGCAAAAGCAATCAGTTTAGCCATTGAAGCAAAGAAACTGGCTGAGAAGATAAAATTCCCTAAGGGGCGGGCTTATGCGTTGAAAAACATCGGAATCGCCTATTATTTCCAGGGTAAATATGTGGAAGCATTGGACAACTATACCCAATCATTAAACCAGTTTAAAGAAATAAAAGACAATGTGGGTATTGCCAATTTGTATAATAACATAGGCGTTATTTATTATGATCAGGGGGATGATGCCAAAGCACTCGAAAATTATCTTCAATCATTAAAATATGCTGAACTATCAAAAGATAAACTACGGATTCTTTCTGCTTTAAATAACGTGGGAGGTGTTTATAATATTAAAGATGCTACTTACGATAAAGCATTGCATTATTATTTACTTGCTTTACCCTTATGTGAAGAGTTAAATCGTACGGAAGAGTTGGGGGCTATTAGCGTAAATATTGGCTCTATCTATTTTGATAAAAATGACGACACTAAAGCCTTACATTACTTTAACAAAGCATTAAAGGCTTATGGAAATTCCGAAGGCAGCCTAAATGCCTACAATGCGATGGGCAAGTTGTATAAGCGTGAAAAGAAATATGACCAAGCATTAGAAAATCACCAAAAAGCATTGGCGCTGGCCGAAAATCTGAATATTAAGATCTCCATCATTCAGTCATTAATAGGAATGGGAAATGTGTACCTTGATAAAGGTGATTTTAAAACGGCACTGTACTTTTTTAACCGTGCCAAAATTCCGGCGCTAGAAATCCAGGCCAAGCATGAGATAAAAGATATTTACCAGGTGCTTTCAAAAGTGTATGCAAAAACCAATAACTATGAGAAAGCATTTGAATACCAGTCTCTTTATGCCAACATTAAAGACACTCTTTATAATATTGAAAGTGATAAAAAATTAGGCAACCTGCAATTTGATTTCGATTTGCAAAAAAAACAAGGCGAGATCAATCTTCTTACCAAAGATAAGGCATTACAACAGCTAGCACTGGAACGACAAAAAATTGCTAAAAACTCGTTAATCGCTGTTCTAGGTCTGATCTGCATTATTGGTTTAATTTTGTACCGTGATTACCGCAATAAAATCCGTCTAAATAAGCTACTCGACCAGCAGAAGGTTGAAATTGAAAATCTGTTAGCTAATATTTTACCGGAAGAAGTAGCTAAAGAACTCAAGGAAAAGGGACAGGCAACACCTCGCTATTACGAGAGTGTTTCCGTGTTATTTACAGATTTCAAAAGCTTTACAGCCATTGCCGAAACATTATCTCCACAACAGGTGGTAGCTGAACTTAGTGAGTGTTTTACGATGTTCGATACGATCATTGAACGGAATAATCTTGAAAAGATAAAAACAATCGGAGATTCTTATATGTGCGCCGGCGGTATCCCTACAGTTAATTCAACGCACCCCATCAATATCATGAAGGCTGCTTTTGAAATACTTGGCTTCATGAACGAGATCAATAACAGACGAAAGTTAAATGGTGCCACACCATGGGAAATTCGCATTGGTATTCATACCGGACCGTTAGTAGCCGGTGTTGTTGGCAAGAAAAAGTATGCGTATGATATTTGGGGCAGTACGGTAAATATTGCCAGCCGGATGGAGAGTAATGGAGAACCCGGCCAGATCAATATTTCAGCAGCACACTATGAACTTATTAAACATGAATATGAATGTGAGTACCGGGGAAAAATTCTTGCTAAAAATGCTGGTGAAATAGATATGTATTTTGTTAAGCAGAAAGTCACAGTGCGAAACATTGAAGTTTCTGCCTAA
- a CDS encoding HD domain-containing protein, whose product MYDQVFEELRVLVFDKLSKLDEHLTYHCKEHTTDVLTQSEQIAKREGVTDKHQLHLLKVAALYHDSGFLNTYKDHETYSCSLFLMDADRFGFSKEDKEQITSLIMATKIPQQPHNLLEQIICDADLDYLGRDDFYKIGETLRKEFLHYSIVNSDEEWETLQIKFLQNHHYHTISSQQLREPIKHQYLLQLG is encoded by the coding sequence ATGTATGATCAAGTTTTTGAGGAGTTACGAGTGCTTGTCTTTGATAAACTTTCGAAACTGGACGAGCATTTAACTTATCACTGCAAAGAGCACACAACCGATGTATTAACTCAAAGTGAACAGATCGCTAAACGGGAAGGTGTAACCGATAAGCATCAACTTCATTTGCTAAAAGTTGCCGCTTTGTATCATGATTCTGGTTTTTTAAATACCTATAAAGACCATGAGACTTATAGCTGTAGCCTTTTTTTAATGGATGCAGATCGTTTTGGTTTTAGTAAGGAAGATAAGGAGCAGATAACATCGTTGATTATGGCGACTAAAATTCCGCAGCAACCCCATAATTTATTGGAACAGATTATTTGTGATGCCGATCTTGATTACTTAGGCCGGGATGATTTTTATAAGATAGGGGAAACTTTGCGAAAGGAGTTTTTGCATTACTCCATTGTAAATTCGGATGAGGAATGGGAGACATTACAGATCAAATTTCTGCAAAATCATCATTACCATACAATTTCATCTCAGCAATTACGGGAACCCATTAAGCATCAGTATTTGCTTCAACTGGGATAG
- a CDS encoding DUF2157 domain-containing protein, whose translation MNNQLAEKLHAEGLINDASFSKINERNSNPLFSVHWELKSLLYIGVMLLSSGLGVLVYKNIDTIGHQAILAFIAMVCGTGFWYCFKKKAPFSTEKVNSPNSFFDYVLLLSCLTFLTFVGYLQYVYTVFGTNYGMATFIPMVVLFFVAYYFDHLGVLSLAITNLALWMGLSITPTRFLQDNDFDSERIIYTALLLGVILLFAAYFSERQNIKKHFKFTYQNFGLHITFIALLAGYFYYYLSVYEVELSYYQPFAFAWLLILGALAYLYYIDSVKSKSFYFLLIITLYSYIAISCLAVRVFMAMDDIGAVYMAFMYFIGSAVGIVLFLINVNKKLKSA comes from the coding sequence ATGAATAATCAACTTGCTGAAAAACTCCATGCTGAAGGCTTGATTAATGATGCGTCTTTTAGCAAGATTAATGAACGCAACAGTAATCCCCTATTTTCAGTTCACTGGGAATTAAAATCCTTATTGTATATCGGGGTAATGTTATTGAGCTCCGGACTTGGAGTTTTGGTTTACAAAAACATTGATACCATTGGTCACCAGGCCATTTTAGCTTTTATAGCGATGGTATGTGGTACTGGTTTTTGGTATTGCTTCAAAAAGAAAGCGCCATTCTCCACAGAAAAAGTTAACTCACCCAACTCCTTTTTTGATTACGTATTACTGCTATCATGTCTGACTTTTTTAACCTTTGTCGGCTATCTTCAATATGTATATACTGTATTCGGCACTAACTACGGAATGGCCACATTCATTCCGATGGTCGTATTGTTTTTTGTGGCTTATTACTTTGATCATTTAGGGGTTTTAAGTTTAGCCATAACCAACCTCGCTTTGTGGATGGGCCTATCCATCACTCCTACCCGTTTTTTGCAAGACAATGATTTTGATAGTGAACGTATTATTTATACTGCTTTACTTTTAGGGGTGATTTTACTATTTGCAGCCTATTTTTCTGAGCGGCAAAACATCAAAAAACACTTCAAATTTACCTATCAGAATTTTGGACTACATATCACTTTTATAGCCTTGCTGGCTGGTTACTTCTATTACTATTTATCAGTTTATGAAGTGGAACTTTCCTATTACCAACCTTTTGCTTTTGCCTGGCTGTTAATTTTAGGTGCTCTTGCTTACCTATATTATATAGATTCAGTAAAAAGCAAATCGTTTTATTTCTTATTGATTATTACCCTCTATAGCTATATTGCTATCAGTTGTTTAGCGGTGCGAGTATTTATGGCAATGGACGACATTGGAGCTGTGTACATGGCGTTTATGTACTTTATTGGATCAGCAGTAGGTATTGTTTTATTTCTAATTAACGTTAACAAAAAACTTAAATCAGCATGA
- the holA gene encoding DNA polymerase III subunit delta: MTASEIIKELKAKKYRPIYFLHGEEEYYIDLIGNYIENNVLSEAEKGFNQTVLYGKDTDIITILNNAKRYPMMSEHQVVIVKEAQNIKFGKDKGDKDQDPFAAYIENPLRSTVLVFCYKHGKIDGRLKMFKNIEKNGILFESKKLYDNQVPGWITEHVQEQGVRISPQATALLAEYLGNDLLKISNELEKLMINISKGTEIGTKEIEENIGISKEYNVFEFQNALGKRDVLKANRIVNYFAANKKENPAVVVFATLAGYFSKIFVYHCLKDKSKPAVASALGVNPFFVGDYEIAARNYPQGKTMQIISLLRQYDLKSKGVGSTGNTEEGELMKELVWKILH, translated from the coding sequence ATGACTGCTTCGGAAATCATAAAAGAATTAAAAGCCAAAAAATACCGTCCGATCTATTTTTTACATGGGGAGGAAGAATATTATATCGACCTAATCGGTAATTATATTGAAAATAATGTGCTTTCTGAGGCCGAAAAAGGTTTTAATCAAACTGTTTTATACGGTAAAGACACTGATATCATTACTATTTTGAATAATGCGAAACGTTATCCGATGATGAGCGAACATCAGGTGGTAATTGTAAAAGAGGCACAAAATATAAAGTTCGGGAAGGATAAAGGAGATAAGGATCAGGACCCATTTGCGGCATATATTGAGAATCCTTTACGATCTACTGTTTTGGTTTTTTGTTACAAACACGGTAAAATCGACGGTCGTCTGAAAATGTTTAAAAACATTGAAAAAAACGGTATCCTGTTTGAATCCAAAAAACTTTACGACAACCAGGTTCCAGGGTGGATCACGGAACACGTTCAGGAGCAAGGCGTACGAATAAGTCCTCAGGCAACCGCCTTACTTGCAGAATATTTAGGAAATGATTTGTTAAAGATTTCCAATGAATTGGAAAAACTGATGATCAACATTTCTAAAGGAACTGAAATCGGTACAAAAGAGATCGAGGAAAATATTGGTATCAGTAAAGAATATAATGTTTTCGAATTTCAGAATGCATTAGGTAAACGAGATGTTCTTAAAGCAAACCGCATTGTTAACTACTTTGCGGCTAATAAAAAAGAAAATCCTGCAGTGGTGGTATTTGCTACGTTAGCCGGATATTTCAGTAAGATATTTGTTTACCATTGTTTAAAAGATAAGTCAAAACCCGCTGTAGCTTCGGCATTGGGAGTAAATCCTTTTTTTGTGGGCGACTATGAAATTGCTGCCCGAAATTATCCACAAGGTAAAACCATGCAGATTATCAGTCTTTTACGTCAATACGATTTAAAGAGTAAAGGCGTTGGAAGTACCGGCAACACGGAAGAAGGTGAGCTGATGAAAGAACTGGTTTGGAAAATACTACATTAA
- a CDS encoding type I restriction enzyme HsdR N-terminal domain-containing protein — MSNTYLCAMPQLPALNLPPFPFQLKEEGGKLYIFDEIRKKHLILTPEEWVRQHFIQYLIKERNYPKGLINIEGGLKVNELAKRSDILLFNTQGEKYLLVECKADTVKLTQKAFDQLAQYNITHKARIIVLTNGLEHYCCEIDHENKTYQFLQEVPVYTTETLKR, encoded by the coding sequence ATGTCAAATACCTACCTTTGCGCCATGCCTCAATTACCTGCATTGAATCTTCCTCCATTTCCTTTTCAGCTAAAAGAAGAAGGAGGGAAGCTGTACATATTTGATGAGATCCGCAAGAAACATTTGATTCTTACGCCGGAAGAATGGGTGCGTCAGCATTTTATTCAATACTTAATTAAAGAACGTAATTATCCAAAGGGGTTAATCAATATTGAAGGAGGTTTAAAAGTGAATGAACTGGCAAAACGTTCTGATATTTTGTTGTTTAACACACAAGGAGAAAAATACTTATTGGTAGAATGTAAAGCCGATACGGTAAAATTGACCCAGAAAGCCTTTGATCAACTGGCGCAATATAATATCACTCATAAGGCGAGAATCATTGTACTAACAAATGGGTTGGAGCATTATTGCTGTGAAATTGATCACGAAAACAAAACCTACCAGTTTTTACAGGAAGTGCCGGTTTATACCACAGAGACGCTAAAACGCTAA